DNA from Nematostella vectensis chromosome 5, jaNemVect1.1, whole genome shotgun sequence:
TTTCTCACGTCGTGCGCGTTGGTTGTACGGGAGTTGATTACTCACCACGAATTATTACTCACAATAGAGATTTGCATTATCGCTATGATATCATACATATTTAGTTACTTCGCGCAAGGTTATAAATCAATCCTTGTATAGTCACCACTCGATAACCACCTCATTTGAAACAATATGTCGATGTAACGCAACACGTCATGCAAAAGCTGAAACGGTAACACAATCACGACACATAACGCAATCATGCTAAACCATCTTACGCGGTGTGACAACCATAAACGTGTCACGTCAAACTTATTAAACATCACACGGTAACACGATCACGTCACACACCAtctaacaaaataataatagtaaatataataatataccaTTTTATAGCGCCATTTCTACTGAAAATCCAATAGCGCTTTTCAATATTGTATTACCGTACTTATATTAAGAATAAGTATAATTTACATGTAATagtaaaaatgataaaaatcatggtaaaaaaataaaaatagagaaataaatggtcaaataataatattgataatagtgtttattataataatgatgaagaaAAGTTAGTCATTAGGAAAAGCACGTCTTGATGGCAGACTGACCTTTCTTAGTTGCTAGGGCATAACACACCAGATTAGGTGGCGGAGTGGTCCCatagaagggggggggagggaaagttgCGGGAGGGGTGGGAAGTGGTTTCAGAGGGAGGGGTGCTTGGTGGTTTCAAGGGGGAGGCGTGGGTGGTGGTTTCAAATTTTTAAGcgctatttataagaacgcggGGGATAACCTTAGGTTTTATTCACGGCATTTATTCAGcaaatttgttgtcggttgcaTATGCACCTCTTAAAACCCGTTGGttaaaaaaacgttcatatataaagaaacatccgctcagaaaagaggggggggggggctggcgcccccctgcccctccccttccgccgCCCCTGATGCTGGAGAAATGAGGTGTTCTAGCTGTAACTGTGTACACGGGAAGTGGTGTACGCGGGGAGTGGTGTACACGGGGACTGGTGTACGTGGGGAGTGGTGTACGCGGGGAGTGAAGTACGCGGGAAGTGGTGTACGCGGGGAGTGGAGTACGCGGGGACTGGTGTACGCAGGGAGTGAAGTACGCGGGGAGTGGTGTACGCGGGGACTGGTGTACGCGGGGAGTGGTGTACGCGGGGAGTGGTGTTCGCGGGGACTGGTGTACGTTGGGAGTGGTGTACGCGGGGAGTGAAGTACGCGGGGAGTGGTGTACGCGGGGAGTGGAGTACTCGGGGACTGGTGTACGCGGGGACTGGTGTACGCGGGGAGTGAAGTACGCGGGGAGTGGTGTACGCGGGGACTGGTGTACACGGGGACTGGTGTACGTGGGGAGTAGTGTACGCGGGGAGTGGTGTACGCGGGGACTGGTGTACGCGGGGAGTGGTGTTCGCGGGGACTGGTGTACGTGGGGAGTGGTGTACGCGGGGAGTGAAGTACGCGGGGAGTGGTGTACGCGTGGAGTGGAGTAGGCGGGGACTGGTGTACGCGGGGAGTGGTGTACGCGGGGAGTGGAGTACGCGGGGAGTGGTGTACGCGGGGACTGGTGTACGCGGGGAGTGAAGTACGCGGGGAGTGGTGTACGCGGGGACTGGTGTACGCGGGGACTGGTGTACGCGGGGACTGGTGTACGCGGGGACTGGTGTACGCGGGGACTGGTGTACGCGGGGACTGGTGTACGCGGGGAGTGGAGTACGCGGGGACTGGTGTACGCGGGGACTGGTGTACGCGGGGAGTGGAGTACGCAGGTAGTGGGGTACGCGGGGAGTGAAGTACGCGGGAAGTGGTGTACGCGGGGAGTGGTGTACGCAGGGAGTGGTGTACGCGGGGAGTGGTGTACGCGGGGAGTGAAGTACGCGGGGACTGGTGTACGCGGGAAATGGTGTACGCGGGGACTGGTGTACGCGGGGAGTGGTGTACGCGGGGAGTGAAGTACGCGGGGACTGGTGTACGCTGGAAGTGGTGTACGCGGGGAGTGAAGTACGCGGGGACTGGTGTACGCGGGGAGTGAAGTACGCGGGAAGTGGTGTACGCGGGGAGTGGTGTACGCGGGGAGTTGCTTACGCGGGGAGGGGAGTACGCAGGGACTGGTGTACGCGGGGAGTGGAGTTCGCGGGGACTGGTGTACGCGGGGACTGGTGTACGCGGGGAGTGGAGTTCGCGGGGACTGGTGTACGCGGGGACTGGTGTACGCGGGGAGTGGATTACGCGGGGAGTGAAGTACGCGGGGAGTGGTGTACGCGGGGAGTGGATTACGCGGTTAGTGGATTACGCGGGGAGTGAAGTACGCGAGGAGTGAAGTACGCGGGGAGTGGAGTTCGCGGGGACTGGTGTACGCGGGGAGTGGATTACGCGGGGAGTGAAGTACGCGGGGAGTGGAGTTCGCGGGGACTGGTGTACGCGGGTACGCGGGGAGTGGATTACGCGGGGAGTGAAGTACGCGGGCAGTGGTGTACGCGGGAGTGGTGTACGCGGGGACTGGTGTGCGCGGGGAGTGGTGTACGCGGGGAGTGAAGTACGCGGGGAGTGGTGTACGCGGGGACTGGTGTACGCGGCGACTGATGCACGCGGGGATTGGTGTACGCGGGGAGTGGATTACGCGGGGAGTGAAGTACGCGGGGAGTGGTGTACGTGGGGAGTGAAGTACGCGAGGAGTGAAGTAAGCGGGGAGTGGATTATGCGGGGAGTGAAGTACGCGGGGAGTGGTGTACGCGGGGAGTTGATTACGCGGGGAGGGGAGTACGCGGGGAGTGAAGTACACGGGGAGTGGTGTACGCGGGGAGTGGATTACGCGGGGAGTGAAGTACGCGGGGAGTGGAGTACGCGTGGACTGGTGTACGCGGGGACTGGTGTACGCGGGGACTGGTGTACGCGGGGAGTTGTGTACGCGGGGAGTGAAGTACGCGAGGAGTGAAGTACGCGAGGAGTGAAGTACGCGGGGAGTGGATTACGCGGGGAGTGGTGTACGCGGGGAGTTTATTACGCGGGGAGTTGATTAGGCGGGGAGTTGATTAGGCGGGGAGGGGAGTACGCGGGGAGGGGAGTACGCGGGGAGTGGTGTACGCGGGGAGTTGATTCCAAGGCGTCCACTGCTCAGGAAAGATCTGGCAAAGGCACTGTTGTCCGAAGGGCCTGGATTTAGAGTCACAACCACAGAAAGAAGAACGAGCAGCAAGGATGAGTATCCAGCTAAAAGGCTGGCTTTGAGCTTCGAGAATTGATTTGAGAATTGAGCGAGACTCTGGGTGGACCAACATTGCGTCCAGGAAGTCACGTTGTTCAGTTTATGAACTAGAAACAGTTGCTGCTTTGGGTCATTCTTAAAGAACTATTCACACAACCCAATATACGGGAACTAATCTCAATTATAGAGATATCACGGTTAAGCAATTCTCACCTTTAAGCCGGAACTGCTCTATTAATGGTGGTTAGTAATGGTGCCGGTGACAATGATATTAGTGATGGTACTGGttttgatgatgacaatgatgatattGGTAATATTCGGGATAATGATACTGTAATTACACAAAATGATGACattggtgattatgatggcaatgatgcATGTGATAGTGATgttaatagtaataataatgatggtatGCTGACATCCACAGATCTTTCCTGGCAATAACAATTGTGAAGACTAACATTACCCCGCCTGTCATCAGTCAGTACTTCCGAATCGTCACAAAGAAGTACTATCGCTTCTGCTCCTTCCGTTACTAATAATTAGTTGACACCCCCcctttaggaggaacgagattTTCCATGCCCCCCCTTCGCTTCCCTTATATTTTCGGTCCCCCCCCTCCCGTCAATCgaagaaagaaggagcaaagAAAGGAACGGCAATGACAATTTTAAAGGGACGCGATCAAGAGATTAGCTTTAAGCTGGACAGAAAGGGGAAAGAAATTGgctgaaaacattaattcagaaaagtgaaggcactcaatttctcaaagatGCAACTAACTCCAGGTTGCAACCTGATAATGGTTGATGCTAAAGATGAcgtaaaataaacaaaaaggcttttaGATCTTCTCCTTGCAAGAAAAGAGTAAAGAAAGAGAGCTGGGAAGACAGCGAATCAGATATGAGCGAGaattaaaatgtttattttaatgcatattttagatatggaacataagcactttataatattatatagcgAAAACCATAAAAAGATGTATTTAGGGTGTgtacaggtttgcattgcatagataaaatgtatcctggactcctggattgtgcttgtcaaataactgcccccaaaccGAGACAAGTTaaaccaagaagtctgattagacacttttttcaaataatatagtagagacaacacccaaaggaatcagtgacctcccccccctcctacTAAAATCCAAACACTCTCGACAGACACTTTATTTCTAACCAAAAATTTTCCAGCCACTCCAACACAGCCACACAAAAAATCCAGTTCACTTTTATCCATGGATAACTGTTATCAGGTCAGATGTTATTTGTTACAGATCATTGTTGTAACGATACAAATTCTACAACTTTGCTGACATCGTTAAAACCATATGCAGTACAGTACATAataaatgtgtttttatttatcatCTGCATTGCCTCAAGAAAGTTGGGTCTAATTTATATCCGTCTTGCTTTCTTTGGTCGACACCCGTTATGGGGAATGGGTGTTACATCTGTGATTGATACAACCTTGAGACCGCCAGTCTGGAGAGCTCGCAGAGATGACTGCAAGATGTAAATAAGGGTGAGCAATCTGCTGATATATCATGTAATTCATCATGAACAAGACATTTGAAAACTAATCACCTGTTTTCCTTGGCCAACACCTTTCACCTTGACTCTGACATTTGACACTCCAAAGTCTGTTGCTTTCTGCAGAAGGACAGGCAAGCAGTTATTTGTGAATAAACAAAGCTAAACAGTTCATCCCTAAGTTCATCAATCAGTTCAATAAGCATGAATGTGAAGATAGACAGTGCTGCATGACGTTTGTACATCTGGCTAAAACAAACCCAATCGTAGTTTTGAATCATTTAGGAAAGGCTTAATTCAGTTGCTGTTTTGACTAagtgtacagcattaaaaccatactatACAAAAGGTGACAGATTTgcttgataatgagggagtcataatgaaaattatagccttagcttTGTGCTAGTTTTCTAAGCATTCACAaaaatgtgacagtttgcCGGTAAAAAGCCGTCATTTCAAGACAATAAGGTTGGTTTCACCATGTGTCACTGGAACTAGTCTCGtctttttcagcactggctaGGAGATATTGTTGACTTCCATCTCCATGGCAACATTGATcaaattctttaaaaataaaagcacaACAGATTTGGGTCACCTTGACTAGGGACAAAGCTGCTTGTTGCGCGGCAACGCTGCTACCTCTCTTGGAGTTCTTGTATCCCTCTGAGCCCTGTAGTGAGAAGACAGGTAATTTAGATCTTCAAGCAAGGCTTATGTAGGTTCTAACACATCCTCAGGGACCCGGATGACGCTGGGACCTGAATTAGGAGTACATGAAGTAGAGACAACAGACCTGAATTAGGAGTACATGAAGTAGAGACAACAGACCTGAATTAGGAGTACATGAAGTAGAGACAACAGACCTGAATTAGGAGTACATGAAGTAGAGACAACAGACCTGAATTAGGAGTACATGAAGTAGAGACAACAGACCTGAATTAGGTGTACATGAAGTAGAGACAACAGACCTGAATTAGGAGTACATGAAGTAGAGACAACAGACCTGAATTAGGAGTACATGAAGTAGAGACAACAGACCTGAATTAGAAGTACATGAAGTAGAGACAACAGACCTGAATTAGGAGTACATGAAGTAGAGACAACAGACCTGAATTAGGAGTACATGAAGTAGAGACAACAGACCTGAATTAGGAGTACATGAAGTAGAGACAACAGACCTGAATTAGGAGTACATGAAGTAGAGACAACAGACCTGAATTAGGAGTACATGAAGTAGAGACAACAGACCTGAATTAGGAGTACACGAAGTAGAGACAACAGACCTGAATTAGGAGTACATGAAGTACAGACAATAGACCTGAATTAGGAGTACATGAAGTACAGACAACAGACCTGAATTAGGAGTACATGAAGTAGAGACAACAGACCTGAATTAGGAGTACATGAAGTAGAGACAACAGACCTGAATTAGGAGTACATGAAGTAGAGACAACAGACCTGAATTAGAAGTACATGAAGTAGAGACAACAGACCTGAATTAGGAGTACATGAAGTAGAGACAACAGACCTGAATTAGGAGTACATGAAGTAGAGACAACAGACCTGAATTAGGAGTACATGAAGTAGAGACAACAGACCTGAATTAGGAGTACACGAAGTAGAGACAACAGACCTGAATTAGGAGTACATGAAGTACAGACAACAGACCTGAATTAGGAGTACATGAAGTACAGACAACAGACCTGAATTAGGAGTACATGAAGTAGAGACAACAGACCTGAATTAGGAGTACATGAAGTACAGACAACAGACCTGAATTAGGAGTACATGAAATAGGGACAAAAGAAAGAAGGGCGTGTCTTTTCCTACTTTTTTTCATCATGGTGAGTAGTCTCCATGTTGCCCTGGGTCCCTGAGGATGGTCCCACACTACTTCAACACCATGTACACTTCACTATATAGGTTACACATTTTATCAGATAAAAAATGACTACTTACAGCTGATGACCACGCCAAAGTGTTGCCTggataagaaaaacaaaaatatattttgaaacCCTGATACAATATACCTCTAATATAGTTGGGCCATTAGATAAATGTACAgggaaaaacaaacaaagatcTTGCAGAGCTTTTAGTTTAATTTtactttaattttattttgcagAGAGATAAGGACACCATAACAGATACAATAGTTATTGGTTTTGGGCCACCTACAAGCGCATAACCAAGGATTCACTGAGGGAGGGTGCACAGTCAAAGGTATCATATTGAAAAAGGACTGTATTTTGGAACcatttaataagaaatgacccactttttggcagccAAGGGGAGGAGATGTGCGCACACCCTTAGATACACACTAATGAGCATGGACACTTAATAAACATGTGGtcatctaaaaaatataatcccTACAATTAAAATACATGCTACCTTTATGGTCTGTCAAAGTGAGTAAGGTGTTATTGTAGGTGGCGTTGACATGAATTATTGGCTTCTGACTGAACTTGGCATCATCTGACGAATAGATCTGAGGTCTAGCTTTGGTTGCCAAGCTGTATAATAATCAGGTTTTaacataatcaccatcatcaatatAACCATAATAACGAATATCATCACACATAATCAgctttattatcatcataatgcACTTGTCATCGGCTTCTCCGAAGGGGGGGACCCCAGGGAAACATGGGACTTTGAAAAATCAAGCTTTCCCCTATATGTGGGGCTCTACTCTCGAGCAAAGTCCCCATTATGGTGGGGCACATGTTGTGGTTtcaaatgtggcatggtttgaatttttttcaaactggttttaacaatttcaaaccaagaagcatttcaaaccacaacaaatgtggcatggtttgaatttttttcaaactggttttaacaatttcaaaccaagaagcatttcaaaccacaacacaCATATAAAGCAAAGCCCGATATTGTCCCCATATTGTAACAATTTGTGCAAATTAAATAATGTTATAAAGTgtgtaaaaataaagacaaatcTCCATTAACCCAACGTTGTTTTAACAATATCAAGTGCAATAATATACAAACAACAGCGCCCAAATGGCTTGTTATGAGATAAAAACACTTGCTGATAACTGTACATGTGACGACTTGAAATTACTCTACTGACACAGGATTCTCTGTCACCTCTACTGGCACACACGATCTCCGTCAGTCTATACTGGCACACACGATCTCCGTCAGTCTATACTGGCACACATGATCTCCGTCAGTCTATACTGGCACACACGATATCCGTCAATATATATTGAAACACATGATCTCAGTCAGTCTATACTGACACACACGATATCCGTTCATCTATACTGGAACACACGTTATCTGTCAATCTATACTGACACACATGATCTCCGTCAGTCTATACTGACACACACGATCTCTGTCAATCTATACTGACATACAtgatccgccatcttgcttGACAACCACGCTAGTCCCAGTCTCCACGTGGTATACCACAAGCAAATTTCCAATAGGGGGTAGGGCCGAGTAAATCAAAGGCCACATATTTTCCCCCACCATTGGGGCTCAAATGAATCAAATGCCCCATATTCCCCCATCATTGGGGCACAAATGGGCTCCAAAGTCCCCACAAATGCCCCTATTTTCCCGCATAGAGCCTGGGGTCCCCCCCTTTGGGGAAGCCGATGACAAGTGCATAATCATCACTAAagcattaccaccatcaccattaatACTTTCACATTCACCAACATCATTTCCAATAAAGACTGTTTGAATAAACACCCTAATTTAACTTGTAAGTGTTGTTGGTCCATTGCAGTGATTGCCTTATGTTAATTTATACATTGACTTGAATCACTGAATTAAgcttatattttttcaacgTTTTGCCAATGATGTCAAGAGTGACGGATAATTATGAcaagtaaacataaacacaagtTATTGTGGTTGTTATCATATATTGATATCCTGTATGGTGTTCACCTTCTCTGTGTCGTTGCGCTATAACGCAAAAGTTGGATAACACTCCAAGACCGGCAAACCGCCTTCTGATGCTGACCAGCCAAGGGACTAGGCAGGAGACTGGAGATTCTCCTCAAACAAGCCCTTCCTGATGGTTTAcaaaaacaatacaaacaGTGTCTGTATGTGCAATCAAGCCCATGCTCTTTATTTAAGAATTGGTATTGCACCTAGATGATGTGATTTCAAAGGTTGGTTCATTTAAATTAGACAAAAATCTTACTAACCtccggccgccattttgaaatctcAAAGGCCTGGCCACAAGGCTACTAAGTGCATGTAACCAGGCCTTACCATGTGTCAAGAAAGACCTAAAAGAATTctcgtgttgttgttttgagaAGTTTTTACCAGATTTTAGTCCTAATTTAATCGGATTTTGAAAAAGATATGTCTCGGGATCGTAAGAGATACTACGACGATGACGGTAAGTCAGTATTCTAAACGTATGGGTTCCAAatgaaatagttttttttctagataGTCTACTCCCGTCTAACTTTTGTTTGATGAATTGGAAAAGAACAAATTCAAGCATCACAGTATTTTATGTGTATTGCAGGCGGTAGAGCGAGAAAAAGGAGAAGAACGACGGAGATAGTTGATATCGAGGACAGGTTGGAATCGCTTATCACTAGAGTTggagaaaaggtttgtttGAAGAAGCTGTTCATGATGACTTCGATGTAGTAACTTCACTTTATCAAT
Protein-coding regions in this window:
- the LOC116612022 gene encoding 30S ribosomal protein S11 — protein: MAAGGRACLRRISSLLPSPLAGQHQKAVCRSWSVIQLLRYSATTQRSLATKARPQIYSSDDAKFSQKPIIHVNATYNNTLLTLTDHKGNTLAWSSAGSEGYKNSKRGSSVAAQQAALSLVKKATDFGVSNVRVKVKGVGQGKQSSLRALQTGGLKVVSITDVTPIPHNGCRPKKARRI